The Anaerolineales bacterium region CTCAGCAAAGTTGATCTATCTGCTTGGAGGCTTCACGCATTATCTCGGTCAAACGTTGAAAGACAGTCTTGCATGGCAAGTCGCGCTGGAGGCATATCGAAATGGAGCAGTGATCGCGGGTTCAAGCGCGGGAGCGATGGTAATGTGCGAGTTTTATTACGATCCGTACGAAGGGAAAATCCACGAGGGATTGAATCTGGTGAGCAATTCGCTCGTCCTGCCGCATCACAACACATTTGGCAAAGGCTGGGCGCCGCGGCTGTTGAAGCAAATTCCCAATGTCACCTTGCTCGGTATTGACGAACAAACAGGCATGTTGAACGACGCGGAAAACGGGATGTGGAACGTTTACGGCGCGGGGGAGGTGACGGTGTATCGCGAGGGACGTGTGGAAGCATATAAGGCGGGAATGACATTTTCCATTGTGTCACCCTGAGTGGCGCCCCGCGCCACGAAGGGTCTCGCCGCTGCGCGGCGGGATTCTTCGTCGCTTCGCTCCTCAGAATGACATATAATTTCGCCC contains the following coding sequences:
- a CDS encoding Type 1 glutamine amidotransferase-like domain-containing protein yields the protein MGFLLLEGGAEFGGRMRIPDVRALDLAGGFDVPLRIVPTAAAPDGNHLRAGGNGVRWFESLGVRNVESVQVIDKPSANDVTIANSFRSAKLIYLLGGFTHYLGQTLKDSLAWQVALEAYRNGAVIAGSSAGAMVMCEFYYDPYEGKIHEGLNLVSNSLVLPHHNTFGKGWAPRLLKQIPNVTLLGIDEQTGMLNDAENGMWNVYGAGEVTVYREGRVEAYKAGMTFSIVSP